The following proteins come from a genomic window of Maniola hyperantus chromosome 8, iAphHyp1.2, whole genome shotgun sequence:
- the LOC117984519 gene encoding uncharacterized protein isoform X1 produces MVPPRIWLYWSILVFFATLKQGFGQATDVDVRISAPSWVARGGSATLRCLHQVPPQLLYKVEFLRTGAKLLQYVRERVPPYTNYTFPGGKLNMSLVTENSITIDNLDPTASGLYWCEVSLETPIFTAASPPHQLTVVYSQKHPPIITFGKPDVVIGGFIRANCTSAPAAPAPRLTWYIDNEKVPEESIRYFSYRVSSSTRNKGGSGYRHRKHQHRYIAPEFNYTAKYWALVSETTTPSPANLTKQSKCTLKDGQSEDMAKIREKPRILAPPPISLWVSIAELRTPAHGRLQLTCTATIPDEVGPGEKFADIKKQTVTVAVNELSVKRPRTDTSSSNGTASCLQNYSPVLLIGYSFFLHELRFPLY; encoded by the exons GATTCGGGCAAGCGACAGATGTGGACGTGCGGATATCCGCGCCCAGCTGGGTCGCCCGCGGCGGCTCCGCCACGCTCCGCTGCCTGCACCAGGTCCCACCGCAGCTGCTGTACAAGGTGGAGTTCCTCCGAACAGGCGCCAAGCTGCTGCAATATGTGAGAGAGCGCGTTCCACCTTACACCAACTATACTTTTCCTGGAGGAAAACTTAAT ATGTCGCTCGTGACGGAGAACTCCATTACGATAGATAATTTGGACCCGACTGCCTCCGGTCTTTACTGGTGCGAGGTCTCCCTTGAGACGCCCATTTTCACTGCCGCCTCGCCTCCTCACCAGTTGACTGTCGTGT ATTCTCAAAAGCATCCACCGATAATAACATTTGGCAAACCGGAcgttgtgattggtggattTATTCGAGCCAATTGCACGAGTGCACCAGCTGCCCCCGCGCCTCGACTTACGTGGTATATTGATAATGAAAAG GTGCCCGAAGAATCTATAAGGTATTTCTCTTACCGAGTATCCAGCTCTACGAGGAACAAAGGCGGCAGCGGGTACAGGCACAGGAAACACCAGCACCGATACATAGCTCCCGAGTTCAACTACACGGCCAAGTACTGGGCTTTGGTGAGCGAAACGACTACCCCTTCGCCTGCCAACTTAACTAAGCAAAGCAAGTGCACTTTGAAGGATGGACAGAGCGAAGATATGGCTAAG ATTCGAGAGAAGCCTAGAATCCTAGCGCCTCCACCCATATCTCTGTGGGTGTCCATCGCGGAGTTGCGCACGCCGGCACACGGCCGCTTGCAGCTCACCTGCACTGCCACCATCCCGGATGAAGTTGGCCCTGGAGAAAAGTTTGCGGACATTAAGAAACAGACAGTTACCG TGGCAGTAAATGAGCTAAGTGTGAAAAGACCACGCACAGACACTTCTTCCTCCAATGGAACCGCATCGTGTCTTCAGAACTACAGCCCGGTTCTTCTTATTGGCTACAGTTTCTTCCTCCACGAGCTTCGATTTCCTCTATACTAG
- the LOC117984519 gene encoding uncharacterized protein isoform X2, with the protein MVPPRIWLYWSILVFFATLKQGFGQATDVDVRISAPSWVARGGSATLRCLHQVPPQLLYKVEFLRTGAKLLQYVRERVPPYTNYTFPGGKLNMSLVTENSITIDNLDPTASGLYWCEVSLETPIFTAASPPHQLTVVYSQKHPPIITFGKPDVVIGGFIRANCTSAPAAPAPRLTWYIDNEKVPEESIRYFSYRVSSSTRNKGGSGYRHRKHQHRYIAPEFNYTAKYWALIREKPRILAPPPISLWVSIAELRTPAHGRLQLTCTATIPDEVGPGEKFADIKKQTVTVAVNELSVKRPRTDTSSSNGTASCLQNYSPVLLIGYSFFLHELRFPLY; encoded by the exons GATTCGGGCAAGCGACAGATGTGGACGTGCGGATATCCGCGCCCAGCTGGGTCGCCCGCGGCGGCTCCGCCACGCTCCGCTGCCTGCACCAGGTCCCACCGCAGCTGCTGTACAAGGTGGAGTTCCTCCGAACAGGCGCCAAGCTGCTGCAATATGTGAGAGAGCGCGTTCCACCTTACACCAACTATACTTTTCCTGGAGGAAAACTTAAT ATGTCGCTCGTGACGGAGAACTCCATTACGATAGATAATTTGGACCCGACTGCCTCCGGTCTTTACTGGTGCGAGGTCTCCCTTGAGACGCCCATTTTCACTGCCGCCTCGCCTCCTCACCAGTTGACTGTCGTGT ATTCTCAAAAGCATCCACCGATAATAACATTTGGCAAACCGGAcgttgtgattggtggattTATTCGAGCCAATTGCACGAGTGCACCAGCTGCCCCCGCGCCTCGACTTACGTGGTATATTGATAATGAAAAG GTGCCCGAAGAATCTATAAGGTATTTCTCTTACCGAGTATCCAGCTCTACGAGGAACAAAGGCGGCAGCGGGTACAGGCACAGGAAACACCAGCACCGATACATAGCTCCCGAGTTCAACTACACGGCCAAGTACTGGGCTTTG ATTCGAGAGAAGCCTAGAATCCTAGCGCCTCCACCCATATCTCTGTGGGTGTCCATCGCGGAGTTGCGCACGCCGGCACACGGCCGCTTGCAGCTCACCTGCACTGCCACCATCCCGGATGAAGTTGGCCCTGGAGAAAAGTTTGCGGACATTAAGAAACAGACAGTTACCG TGGCAGTAAATGAGCTAAGTGTGAAAAGACCACGCACAGACACTTCTTCCTCCAATGGAACCGCATCGTGTCTTCAGAACTACAGCCCGGTTCTTCTTATTGGCTACAGTTTCTTCCTCCACGAGCTTCGATTTCCTCTATACTAG